From a region of the Coffea arabica cultivar ET-39 chromosome 3e, Coffea Arabica ET-39 HiFi, whole genome shotgun sequence genome:
- the LOC140038539 gene encoding uncharacterized protein, whose protein sequence is MEEDTPAKKQYSTLYQKISGRWKCILNGNWKWPCGRRWSKDVRDLMQATPDPFKPFPDMQDQTILSTSSTSTFSVKSAMKILRAWRLKVYWYKLVWGKNYVPGFAFIPCLACRRRPNTMNRIMVWGLQVSTTLLNVMCQEENETFDHLLLAIESLSLYGRRSKT, encoded by the coding sequence ATGGAGGAAGATACTCCAGCTAAGAAGCAATATTCAACTCTTTATCAAAAGATTAGTGGGAGATGGAAGTGTATCTTGAATGGTAACTGGAAGTGGCCTTGTGGGAGGAGGTGGTCTAAAGATGTCAGAGACTTGATGCAAGCAACCCCTGATCCTTTTAAACCTTTTCCAGATATGCAAGATCAAACAATCTTGTCCACAAGCTCCACGAGCACATTCTCTGTTAAGTCTGCTATGAAGATTCTCAGAGCTTGGAGACTGAAAGTATATTGGTATAAACTTGTATGGGGCAAAAACTATGTTCCTGGATTTGCCTTTATACCATGTCTAGCTTGTAGAAGAAGGCCAAACACTATGAACAGAATCATGGTATGGGGGTTACAGGTTTCAACTACTCTTCTTAATGTAATGtgtcaagaagaaaatgaaacttttgacCATTTACTTTTGGCTATAGAGTCTCTCAGTCTGTATGGCAGAAGGTCCAAAACATGA
- the LOC140038540 gene encoding uncharacterized protein, with the protein MVYAINKVEEKRPLGDHIHSLKPLADGIPWIIMGDFNIIRNYSEKLGSLEYDLGAISAFNDIIIDTLDIGEFPAKGCFYTVCNKREDGGRLCLIQKSLTGQPSDENVIQLEKIVKMEYIDLLKAEEAFYRDKGRVEWLRAGDKNTKYFHRQGLKNAVFHIKGGKAPGQDGFYAEFFKTNWQLVGKEHYYHTIAMAAFTAVFESSIAHKSGFVFHLKCGKAGLSHLAFADDLFLLTGASPESFQLINHNIHEFGELFGLKPNFQKCQVFLAGTVDSLDNELCNIVHMPRAELPVKYLGLPLITYRLSMKDCQSIFSKIQNWENKKLSYGGRLQLIQGVLNRIHLYWGSAFILPKSVVRKIDHSMLSSFLRAGEVKQHYNPKVF; encoded by the exons ATGGTCTACGCGATAAATAAAGTTGAAGAGAAGAGACCATTAGGGGATCACATTCATAGTCTTAAACCTCTTGCTGATGGGATTCCCTGGATTATAATGGGAGATTTTAATATCATCAGGAACTATTCTGAAAAGTTGGGAAGTTTAGAATATGACCTTGGTGCTATTTCTGCATTCAATGATATAATAATTGATACTCTAGACATTGGTGAATTTCCTGCTAAGGGCTGTTTCTACACTGTGTGTAATAAGAGAGAAGATGGTGGGCGT TTATGTCTGATTCAGAAATCACTCACTGGACAACCTTCTGATGAAAATGTTATTCAACTGGAAAAGATTGTAAAAATGGAGTATATTGATCTCCTTAAGGCAGAAGAGGCTTTCTATAGAGACAAAGGCAGGGTGGAGTGGCTTAGAGCAGGtgataaaaacacaaaatattTTCATAGACAG GGATTAAAGAATGCAGTATTCCACATAAAAGGTGGAAAAGCTCCAGGCCAGGATGGCTTCTATGCTGAATTCTTCAAAACAAATTGGCAACTGGTTGGTAAAGAG CACTATTATCACACTATTGCCATGGCAGCTTTTACTGCTGTGTTTGAATCGAGCATTGCTCATAAAAGTGGTTTTGTCTTCCATCTGAAATGTGGAAAGGCTGGACTATCCCACTTGGCCTTTGCTGATGATCTCTTCCTCTTAACTGGTGCTTCTCCTGAATCGTTTCAGTTAATTAATCACAATATACATGAGTTTGGAGAGTTATTTGGTCTTAagccaaatttccaaaaatgtCAAGTTTTCCTAGCCGGAACTGTTGATAGTTTAGATAATGAGCTATGCAACATTGTTCATATGCCTAGAGCGGAATTGCCAGTAAAGTATCTTGGGCTGCCACTTATTACCTATAGACTATCTATGAAGGATTGTCAATCAATATTTAGCAAGATTCAAAATtgggaaaacaaaaagctcagTTATGGTGGAAGACTCCAGTTGATCCAAGGTGTGCTCAATCGTATTCATCTTTATTGGGGGAGTGCTTTTATCTTGCCAAAGTCAGTTGTCAGAAAGATTGATCATAGCATGTTATCATCCTTCTTAAGGGCAGGAGAAGTTAAGCAGCATTATAACCCCAAAGTCTTCTAG
- the LOC140038541 gene encoding disease resistance protein At4g27190-like, whose product MAKTVRDGCTCNRPCPESEFQRWIYQEKFAVCRMPVLLPVGQAVIGAQEDAKGCFLYIKHRRRHGWAETVNQIPAGNQIPAHELLAASKGWKNKFCTPTFYKLARLDKDVVKFTTEVSNLENKITLEHVTSLINPQIVVRQGAKELTDVPSHHGLLVELQLCLYVAGCRRIAIYGAPQVGKTNILKNLKNLLVRCPRGLEFDYVVWVTFPTDLPKPDDIANNVQEKILERLNLSGQNSVSGKKEVISRALREKSYLLLFDGFSSSIELEDIGISEEHEHGKVIIEAKDPHLLRNFKFHKEIHLEKLPPEDSRKLFDKIIADETFCKENRDLGDLILKELGGLPGVIASTAGQLKSNKRVQYWDGVKQRLKADIWDNNLVGLAGVKSAFDTAYSKLKENDRKCILYAALFPKEFTIPIDILVECWKAEEFLRCPIPTFSYARREGACVLNQLTELYLLERCSEHHVKVPINYRRVALETPFPGEKIATSFVRSGPEIDGHLKDEEWEMARRVSLMRSQLEELPVSLK is encoded by the exons ATGGCCAAAACCGTCCGGgacggttgcacctgcaaccgtccgTGCCCCGAGTCCGAGTTTCAGCGTTggatttatcaagaaaaatttgCAGTTTGCAGGATGCCAGTTCTGCTACCAGTTGGGCAAGCCGTTATAGGTGCACAAGAGGATGCTAAAGGCTGCTTTCTGTACATAAAGCACAGGAGAAGGCatggct GGGCCGAGACTGTGAACCAAATCCCAGCAGGAAACCAAATCCCAGCCCATGAATTGTTAGCTGCTTCCAAAGGTTGGAAGAACAAATTTTGTACCCCAACATTCTACAAGCTTGCAAGGCTGGATAAAGACGTTGTCAAGTTTACGACTGAAGTCTCTAATCTCGAAAATAAGATAACACTTGAGCACGTAACCAGTCTGATAAATCCGCAAATCGTTGTAAGACAGGGGGCTAAAGAACTGACTGATGTGCCTTCGCATCATGGGCTCCTTGTTGAACTGCAGCTCTGTTTATATGTGGCAGGCTGTAGGAGGATTGCCATCTATGGAGCACCACAAGTTGGGAaaacaaatattttgaaaaacttgAAAAACTTGTTGGTTCGATGCCCTCGCGGCCTGGAATTCGACTATGTCGTTTGGGTGACCTTTCCGACTGATCTGCCAAAGCCAGATGACATCGCCAATAACGTACAAGAGAAAATTCTTGAGCGTCTGAACTTATCTGGGCAGAATAGTGTAAGTGGGAAAAAAGAAGTAATATCTAGAGCACTACGTGAGAAATCATATTTGCTGCTTTTTGACGGGTTCTCTTCATCAATTGAACTTGAGGACATAGGAATCTCTGAAGAGCATGAGCACGGGAAAGTCATCATTGAAGCTAAGGATCCACATCTCCTGaggaattttaaatttcataaaGAAATCCATTTAGAGAAACTACCACCTGAAGACTCGAGGAAATTGTTTGATAAGATCATTGCTGACGAAACATTTTGTAAAGAAAACAGAGATCTAGGTGACTTGATTCTTAAGGAGCTTGGTGGGCTTCCAGGTGTGATCGCATCTACAGCAGGACAGCTGAAAAGTAATAAACGAGTACAATACTGGGACGGTGTGAAGCAAAGATTGAAAGCTGATATTTGGGACAATAATCTTGTGGGCTTGGCAGGAGTAAAATCGGCTTTTGATACAGCTTATAGTAAACTGAAAGAGAATGATCGAAAGTGCATACTTTATGCAGCATTGTTTCCAAAAGAGTTCACAATTCCCATAGATATTTTGGTCGAATGTTGGAAAGCTGAAGAATTCCTAAGGTGTCCTATTCCTACATTCTCTTACGCAAGAAGAGAAGGAGCGTGTGTACTCAACCAGCTGACAGAGCTTTATCTCTTAGAGAGGTGTTCCGAACACCATGTCAAGGTGCCAATAAACTATAGGAGAGTTGCACTTGAAACACCTTTCCCTGGGGAGAAAATTGCAACATCTTTTGTCAGGTCAGGTCCAGAGATAGACGGACACCTAAAAGACGAAGAATGGGAGATGGCCAGAAGGGTGTCTTTGATGCGAAGCCAATTAGAGGAATTACCTGTGAGCTTAAAATGA